One part of the Ranitomeya imitator isolate aRanImi1 chromosome 10, aRanImi1.pri, whole genome shotgun sequence genome encodes these proteins:
- the LOC138651181 gene encoding uncharacterized protein, with translation MSNRVEFIRDFIEIYQSFPCLWKIKSPEYCNREKRREGYLQLIELYNRQAPDEAANEAVIKKKIQALRTVWRKELNKVLQTTRSGASTEEVYVPKLWYFEHLNFLRDQEVPRTSTCLRLLAPVEPIVSENHAEQESQGQQDDSAQESTLDCSQDCTTTDLVEAAPARSQSRQVQRKRKATSDASNELLSLAKKVLTRNVSPALEGFGHYVVDKLAKMDDNQRILAERLILEAVNKGTDGDLDKNTCLVSSRPIQRTEPSNFNGWSQGQTSMRHNPHVSHFGQPPPNNSYTPIPLHMASPIRHQNFQPEQSSYHNL, from the exons atgtcaaatcgtgtggagttcatccgggatttcatcgagatttatcagtcttttccctgcctctggaaaataaaatctcctgagtattgtaacagggaaaagaggagggagggttacttacagctcattgagctttacaatcgtcaggcaccagatgaggcagctaacgaagcagttattaaaaagaaaatccaggcgctccgcacggtctggaggaaggagctgaacaaggttcttcagactacaaggtccggagcttccactgaagaagtttatgtgccaaaactgtggtattttgagcatcttaattttctgagggaccaagaggtgccacggacttcaacgtgtcttcgattgttggcacctgtggaaccaatagtttcggagaaccacgccgagcaggagtcacaagggcaacaa gatgacagtgcgcaggagagtacactagactgttcacaggactgcacaacaacagatctagtggaggctgcacctgccaggagtcaatcgaggcaagttcaaagaaaacggaaagccacctcagacgcctcaaatgaactattgagcctggcaaagaaggtgttgacaagaaatgttagccctgcgttagaggggtttggacactatgtggttgacaaactggcaaaaatggacgacaaccaaagaatactagcagagcgtctgattctggaagcagtaaacaagggtactgatggcgatttggacaagaacacttgtttggtctcttcccggccaatacagcggacagagccatcaaatttcaatggttggtcacagggtcagacatcgatgcgacacaatcctcacgtttcccacttcggccagccaccccctaataactcctacacaccaatacctttacatatggcttcgcccatcaggcaccaaaattttcagccggaacaatcgtcgtatcataatttgtga